A segment of the Vibrio aquimaris genome:
TAAGTTCTTTTTTGTTAGTGGGTATTGTTATGTGGCTGCTTTTCCTTTTAAAGCCCAGAGATGCCGAAGTGTATTTTGATCGTCAGCGCAAAATTGTGTATAGCTGGCGTCATGGCAGGGTGGGCGCGGCCTACTTTGATAAAATGGGCTTAATTGAAAACCAAGTTGGTATCAATCTTGTGTTGCAGTTTGAAAACAAAAAACAAAAGGGCTACCACCCGATGGCGATTGTTGGAATTGATACAGGTAAGCTGACCTTTCACTCTGAAGCCGATACCACGTATCCACTCGCGCAAATCCTTGCCTTTATGGACCATGGCAAAAACGCAGTGATCACTGGCCCTTCTTTTAAGCGCAAACCCGCCAAGTTTTTCTGGCGTATCGATCCTAAACCAGATAACTTTGAGCAACGCGTTAACGCCGCCCTAGAAGCTGAAGGTGATTTTGTTCATCAATACCAAACCCGCTGGGTAAAAGGGCACGCGATATAGTCATAAGTGATATATAACGGTGAAAAGAAAACAAGTCACTGTTTAAATGAATGTGTGCCCAAATGTGGCACACATCTGCGAGTCACATTATTTAGGCTGCGTTACTGCCTAGATCTGGCTCTATAAAGGAAGCTAATTCTTTTACTGTAATAGCTGTTAGCTTTGGTGCTGACGAACGATAAGAGTTTAGAAACTCAACTGCTCGATCATGCTTAAGCAACTCACTTCCTCCACAGACAACTAAATAGTCATCGTAAGAGGATCTAGCTGCATCTATTATGGTGTAACCCAGTTTCTCTATTGCAGTACCATTAGACTCTTGAAATTTGGCTACAACTTGAATCGTACGCATTGTCGTGTACAAAACAAAGTGCGCGTAATCACTTTTATTAGAAAAAATACTGGGATACTTAACATTTCGTTGGTAAGTCATCGGTTGCTTGGATTTACTCTCATGAAACCCTAGCTCTTCAAAAGTATTAGAAATATCACTTAGTAGGTCTTTTCTACACATTTGTATCTGCCTCAAATTAGGTTTATTACTCTCCGATATAACCTAGGTAAAAGGTTTTACCTCGGAGAAGATGCCGTTCCTTCAAATTTTTGTTAAAGAAACGAATCGCTATATTGAGGTGAACATTAAAGAAAGGTACTATCATTTGTCTCAAAGGTTTATAGTCTGTTCTTTAATGGACAAACACCTAGGGTGTTTTGCCTTATCCGTTCTGTTGGCGCAGAATCAGTAAATCACCTCATAATAAAAGCACTTTTCAGTCAAGCTGATAAGTGCTTTTACTTCTCTTTTCTAACTCCCTTAAATGGTTTTCCATCGCTCTTGACGTTTATAAATCTCCCAGTGTTAGCATCACGTTTTACCCAATGACCAGATCTGGTTTGAGTTTGAGAACGTTCACGAACAGCCCCATGACGGTAGCCATCACCAGCTTTTCCATTAGTTGCCATAAACAACCTCCTATTTCCACAGTTGAAGACCAATTCCACAACCCTGAACGATTCTATGATGAAAAAGTGAGCAGGTCAATGGTTGCGTATATTTTTTATAAGTGAAATTAATTGTTGACGATTTGAAAATCTATCTCAAGTTTGTTTTTGATTATCATAAATGGACTTTTATCGGGTGTAAGAGTAATATTTAAAGCACATATAAAGAGAGCTATGGTAGCAATGTACACATACAAAGAACTTAAAGAAGAGCATACAAATAACGCAGATCGGTTAG
Coding sequences within it:
- a CDS encoding PD-(D/E)XK nuclease superfamily protein; amino-acid sequence: MCRKDLLSDISNTFEELGFHESKSKQPMTYQRNVKYPSIFSNKSDYAHFVLYTTMRTIQVVAKFQESNGTAIEKLGYTIIDAARSSYDDYLVVCGGSELLKHDRAVEFLNSYRSSAPKLTAITVKELASFIEPDLGSNAA